Proteins from a genomic interval of Spiroplasma diminutum CUAS-1:
- a CDS encoding CPBP family intramembrane glutamic endopeptidase codes for MKNYIKKLRDKHFNLSEESKFRFDILNYKTDGMIFISSVLLVPLFLALFIFFISFNDKNSLDGWPTTVFSVFYLLSVATGLIFHILRNGRQSFKTGYLWIYMFILGPQVVALPIIFIIPLLAIFSQEQGIVNWYSSILITIFTELIILILAAVYNKKFFKRLKETFKTKWKELIVVTLIGTILLFLISTFLFSNLIETKLFGLPESQNEINLKKMLNGENGNGVKISAIILLFILTVVLAPICEELCMRDSFNLNASNRWLGFVGSAMFFGFIHYGPSFDFEHFLSYTSAGFILSGIFLFTKGNATYTWTLHLTNNLIAFILVLSV; via the coding sequence ATGAAAAATTATATAAAAAAATTAAGAGATAAACATTTTAATTTAAGTGAAGAATCTAAATTTAGATTTGATATATTAAATTATAAAACAGATGGAATGATATTTATTTCAAGTGTTTTATTAGTACCTTTATTTTTAGCATTATTTATATTTTTTATTAGTTTTAACGATAAAAATTCTTTAGATGGTTGACCAACTACTGTATTTTCAGTCTTTTATTTATTGTCAGTAGCAACAGGATTAATATTTCATATATTAAGAAATGGAAGGCAATCTTTTAAAACTGGATACCTTTGAATATATATGTTTATTCTTGGACCACAAGTTGTTGCATTACCTATTATTTTTATAATTCCTTTACTTGCAATATTTTCACAAGAACAAGGTATAGTAAATTGATATTCATCAATTTTAATTACTATTTTTACAGAATTAATAATATTAATATTAGCAGCGGTTTATAATAAAAAATTTTTTAAAAGATTAAAAGAAACATTTAAAACAAAATGAAAGGAATTAATAGTAGTTACTCTAATTGGAACAATTTTATTATTTTTAATTTCAACATTTTTATTTTCTAATTTAATTGAAACAAAATTATTTGGTTTACCTGAAAGTCAAAATGAAATTAATTTAAAAAAGATGTTAAATGGTGAAAATGGAAATGGAGTAAAAATATCTGCAATTATTTTACTTTTTATTTTAACAGTTGTACTAGCTCCTATATGTGAAGAATTATGTATGAGAGATAGCTTTAATCTAAATGCATCAAATAGATGATTAGGATTTGTAGGAAGTGCAATGTTTTTTGGATTTATTCACTATGGTCCATCTTTTGACTTTGAACATTTTTTAAGTTATACATCTGCTGGTTTTATACTATCGGGAATCTTCTTATTTACAAAAGGAAATGCAACTTACACATGAACATTACATTTAACAAATAATTTAATTGCATTTATTTTAGTATTATCAGTTTAA
- a CDS encoding ABC transporter permease, which translates to MSEVKLNLTKIKNSNEKKILNNSENKFNGFKTLYLINLKRLIRNKAVITMTIISLVVTFIMSSLVASFMKDPSNAESIGTIMISITYICEIFFFIIFMIILSTELIKKQLLEGIQNIEIRSGVSFKKSFLLRWYVFMTFVFSLALLNAILKISLTSTIIFKFDLTSFAILSSCIFFFFIGFVWTPVVFAITILCSMTWSIMLNVFITLILVFSGMASSVEKSINYDNTANNEMVMKTNLKAAISSSFYKNMKNDVNVNKIFNDNDESGESKLGNQLQKNASGIPIIDDNEIKSTSIYFYENPNFVNNDIKIIYQNSLYSGLFNVKYELDEKIYAPLENTEIFNLLNEIFMTVKDGMESNNNKPPLSLPGYNGGYMDRYGYDSKFHDLEPLIKWLSKQEKTKQYKNLLNWVNNLYSKYKFALINNKYYNYYDSNGKDQTYQPLLIISDFNLKGSSDWNPLEDPINKEINKVYKRYPELRIINNLVTEAWIGSMVWRAEYKYSDRYNPSSSYSSFNNPQETYENYQKWTNKSIIGNSLNIFNHFSIINSQLIGNNLNKDLLFKQSFLSYTGITTGYSNLSDLAKVDSRLLEGNQELKPIFETVKLKKKSGFLVPVAFLMYILISTGFMYLIFLLWAKKAKI; encoded by the coding sequence GACTATTATTTCATTAGTAGTTACTTTTATAATGTCTTCATTGGTTGCCTCATTCATGAAAGATCCAAGTAATGCGGAATCAATTGGTACAATAATGATCAGTATTACTTATATATGTGAAATATTTTTCTTTATTATATTTATGATTATTCTTTCAACGGAATTGATTAAAAAACAACTATTAGAAGGAATACAAAACATTGAAATAAGATCAGGAGTTAGTTTTAAAAAATCATTTTTACTTAGATGATATGTATTTATGACTTTTGTTTTTTCATTAGCTCTTTTAAATGCTATTTTAAAGATTTCATTAACATCAACAATAATATTTAAATTTGATTTAACATCATTTGCAATACTTAGTTCTTGTATATTCTTTTTCTTTATTGGATTTGTTTGAACTCCAGTAGTTTTTGCAATAACAATTTTGTGTTCTATGACTTGAAGTATAATGTTAAATGTATTTATTACCTTGATTTTGGTTTTTTCAGGAATGGCATCTTCAGTAGAAAAAAGTATAAATTATGATAATACAGCAAATAATGAAATGGTTATGAAAACAAATTTAAAAGCTGCTATTTCAAGTTCTTTTTATAAAAATATGAAAAATGATGTAAATGTAAATAAAATATTTAATGATAATGATGAAAGCGGGGAATCAAAATTAGGAAACCAATTACAAAAAAATGCTTCTGGAATTCCAATTATTGACGATAATGAAATCAAATCAACAAGTATATATTTTTATGAAAATCCAAATTTTGTGAATAATGATATAAAAATTATTTATCAAAATTCATTATATTCTGGACTATTTAATGTTAAATATGAATTGGATGAAAAAATTTATGCACCCTTAGAAAACACAGAAATTTTTAATTTATTGAATGAAATTTTTATGACGGTTAAAGATGGTATGGAATCAAATAATAATAAACCTCCACTTTCACTTCCAGGATACAATGGGGGATATATGGATAGATATGGCTATGACAGTAAATTTCATGATTTAGAGCCTTTAATAAAGTGATTATCTAAACAAGAAAAGACAAAACAATATAAAAATCTATTAAATTGAGTTAATAATTTATATTCAAAATATAAATTCGCTTTAATAAATAATAAATATTATAATTATTATGATTCAAATGGAAAAGATCAAACTTATCAACCATTATTGATAATTAGTGATTTTAATTTAAAAGGAAGTTCAGATTGAAATCCATTAGAAGACCCTATAAACAAAGAAATCAATAAGGTTTATAAAAGATATCCAGAATTGAGAATTATTAATAATTTAGTAACAGAAGCTTGAATCGGATCAATGGTTTGAAGAGCAGAATATAAATATTCTGATCGTTATAATCCTTCATCAAGTTATTCTTCCTTTAATAATCCACAAGAAACTTATGAAAATTATCAAAAATGAACAAATAAATCTATAATAGGAAATTCATTAAATATTTTTAATCATTTTTCAATAATTAATTCACAATTAATTGGAAATAACTTAAATAAAGATCTATTATTTAAACAATCTTTTCTAAGTTATACAGGTATTACAACAGGATATTCAAATCTTTCTGATTTAGCTAAAGTAGATAGTAGACTATTAGAAGGTAATCAAGAATTGAAACCAATTTTTGAAACTGTTAAATTAAAGAAAAAATCTGGATTTTTAGTTCCAGTAGCATTTTTAATGTATATTTTAATTTCAACTGGTTTTATGTATTTAATATTCTTATTGTGAGCTAAAAAAGCTAAAATTTAA
- a CDS encoding ABC transporter ATP-binding protein, whose product MENTFFVRYKEDENLINLTETKNFKKSKGFFGLWFFYWKKYKFKSLAVIFLILLVSAISVFNILIARQLTALLVTETMMSTFKNADMMVTIVNELLNEATNKPGGILTQEQMEELIKWLANSGMGISDDVINIVIHKYYFDYITVIDGIARADFLFFHIAKIEWVWILLGSISIIILLMYSAYCLCGEISEDANTDLKNKLVKSLLNKNIEFYNQNSQGKITETIVKDSKNIANQLKVAPIIIIFIIFSTFGSIGMLIYIDLIISLLMFALILFVLLLALIVVLAISKPVKNSIEERSKHDSEITEKIAAIRLIKSSGTWVNEEIQNNIETEKNNRKNKKLNFAISIIPGIIIGAMGCLTLSSMIFGVFIYGENTQKLITVFSSFTAGIFVMVTPIFQLNTILQSINETNKSSQNIGEIVTDENNVIEKNLTQIVENNKINKIEFKNVEFAYPSNPNVPVIRDLNIILEQGKSYAFVGPSGSGKSTITRLIMRFYEDFSGQININDNLEIRDISLKNWMDNIGYVDQEPQILSATVRENLRYIKENATDEEIIEACKKAKIHDLIMSFSEGYDTFLQERGKQLSGGQKQRLVIARMFLKDPSLIILDEATSALDNLVEKEISAELEKLIVGKTTIAIAHRLSTIKNYDKIFVLDTNKRIVQTGTFIELIKQPGLFKELYEVGKENE is encoded by the coding sequence ATGGAAAATACTTTTTTTGTCAGATATAAAGAAGATGAGAATTTAATTAATTTAACAGAGACGAAAAATTTTAAAAAAAGTAAAGGGTTTTTTGGGCTTTGATTTTTTTATTGAAAAAAATATAAATTTAAATCTTTGGCTGTAATATTTTTAATACTTTTAGTATCGGCTATATCTGTTTTTAATATTCTTATTGCAAGACAATTAACTGCTTTATTAGTTACTGAAACAATGATGAGTACTTTTAAAAATGCAGATATGATGGTAACTATTGTTAATGAATTACTAAATGAAGCAACAAATAAGCCTGGTGGAATTTTAACTCAAGAACAAATGGAGGAGTTAATAAAATGACTAGCAAATTCAGGTATGGGTATTTCAGATGATGTTATAAATATAGTCATTCATAAATATTATTTTGATTACATAACTGTAATTGATGGAATAGCAAGAGCCGATTTTTTATTCTTTCATATAGCAAAAATTGAGTGAGTGTGAATTCTTTTAGGTAGTATTTCTATAATTATTTTATTAATGTATAGTGCTTATTGTTTATGTGGAGAAATTAGTGAAGATGCAAATACTGATTTAAAAAATAAACTCGTAAAGTCATTATTAAATAAAAATATAGAATTTTACAATCAAAATTCTCAAGGAAAAATAACTGAAACTATTGTTAAGGATTCAAAAAATATAGCAAATCAACTTAAAGTAGCACCAATAATTATAATATTTATTATCTTTTCAACTTTTGGGTCAATTGGAATGTTAATTTATATAGATTTAATAATTTCATTATTAATGTTTGCTTTAATTTTATTTGTATTATTACTTGCATTAATTGTTGTTTTAGCTATTTCAAAACCTGTTAAAAATAGTATTGAAGAAAGATCAAAACATGACTCTGAAATAACAGAAAAAATTGCGGCAATAAGATTAATTAAATCAAGCGGAACATGAGTTAATGAAGAAATACAAAATAATATTGAAACTGAAAAAAACAATAGAAAAAACAAAAAACTAAATTTTGCAATATCAATAATTCCAGGAATTATTATAGGAGCAATGGGTTGTTTGACTTTATCTTCAATGATATTTGGTGTTTTCATTTATGGAGAAAATACTCAAAAATTAATTACAGTATTTTCTTCATTTACAGCAGGTATATTTGTAATGGTTACTCCAATATTTCAATTAAATACTATCTTGCAAAGTATTAATGAAACTAATAAATCATCACAAAACATTGGAGAAATAGTTACAGATGAAAATAATGTAATTGAAAAGAATTTAACTCAAATAGTTGAAAATAACAAAATAAATAAAATTGAATTTAAAAATGTAGAATTTGCTTATCCTTCTAATCCAAATGTTCCCGTAATAAGAGATCTAAATATTATTTTGGAACAAGGAAAATCTTATGCCTTTGTTGGTCCGTCAGGAAGTGGTAAATCAACAATTACAAGACTTATAATGAGATTCTATGAAGATTTTTCTGGTCAAATAAATATAAATGATAATTTAGAAATTAGAGATATATCTTTAAAAAATTGAATGGACAATATTGGCTATGTTGATCAAGAACCACAAATTTTATCAGCTACAGTTAGAGAAAACTTGAGATATATAAAAGAAAATGCAACAGATGAAGAAATTATTGAAGCATGTAAAAAGGCAAAAATTCATGATTTAATAATGAGTTTTTCAGAAGGATATGATACTTTCTTGCAGGAGAGAGGAAAACAATTAAGTGGTGGACAAAAGCAAAGACTTGTTATTGCTAGAATGTTTTTAAAAGATCCGAGTTTAATTATTCTTGATGAGGCAACAAGTGCATTAGATAACCTTGTTGAAAAAGAAATTTCTGCTGAACTAGAAAAATTAATTGTAGGAAAAACTACAATTGCAATTGCTCATAGGTTAAGTACTATCAAAAACTATGACAAAATATTTGTTTTAGATACAAATAAAAGAATAGTTCAAACTGGAACATTTATAGAATTAATAAAACAACCAGGTTTATTTAAAGAACTCTATGAAGTTGGTAAGGAGAATGAATAG
- the ptsP gene encoding phosphoenolpyruvate--protein phosphotransferase, which translates to MSNKLSGIGASNGISIAKVYILDEQPIVISETKTTDVESELSIISSSIEKAKADLLSLQGIAKEKLGEEKAAIFEAHASILEDPAMAEEFTSLVKEQNYNAAKAIKEVADKYMAMFEAMDDDYFKERAADIKDVTERLIRYVLNMPVADLATINEEVIIVAEDLTPSQTAQLNPKFVKGFACNIGGRTSHAAIMARSLEIPAVLGLKTILHDVKEGDILALNGETGDVEINPTDKNEWEKLANEFAKEKDELKKLKDQPTLTKDGFDGFVLEGNIGSPKDVEAVLENGGEAVGLFRSEFLYMDNDHFPTEEEQFVSYKKVVDEMNGKLTVIRTLDIGGDKKLSYFSFPEEMNPFLGYRAIRFTLDRKDIFKDQIRALLRASAFGPVGIMFPMIATVDEFLAAKQFTLDCKADLEKEGHKIGTDLEIGMMVEIPAAAVNAENFAKHADFFSVGTNDLIQYTMAADRMSENVTYLYQPYNPSILKLLKMTIDGAHKHGKWAGMCGEMAGEPDAIPLLMGLGLDAYSMSATSILKARSIMSKLTLKETQELANKALECETSDQVIKLVKELMENK; encoded by the coding sequence ATGTCTAACAAATTATCAGGAATTGGTGCAAGTAATGGTATATCTATTGCAAAAGTATATATACTTGACGAACAACCAATAGTTATTTCAGAAACAAAAACAACTGATGTTGAAAGTGAACTTTCAATTATAAGCTCATCAATTGAAAAGGCAAAAGCAGATTTACTTAGCTTGCAAGGAATTGCTAAAGAAAAATTAGGTGAAGAAAAGGCTGCAATCTTTGAAGCACATGCTTCAATTTTAGAAGATCCAGCTATGGCAGAAGAGTTTACATCATTGGTAAAAGAACAAAATTATAATGCTGCAAAAGCAATTAAAGAGGTTGCTGACAAATATATGGCAATGTTTGAAGCAATGGATGATGATTATTTTAAAGAAAGAGCTGCTGACATTAAAGACGTAACTGAAAGATTAATTAGATACGTATTAAATATGCCAGTTGCAGATTTGGCAACAATTAATGAAGAAGTTATTATTGTTGCAGAAGATTTAACACCTTCACAAACTGCTCAATTAAACCCAAAATTTGTTAAAGGGTTTGCATGTAATATTGGTGGAAGAACTAGTCATGCTGCTATAATGGCAAGAAGTTTAGAAATTCCTGCAGTTTTAGGGTTAAAAACTATTTTACATGATGTTAAAGAAGGAGATATTTTAGCTTTAAATGGTGAAACAGGTGATGTTGAAATTAATCCAACAGACAAGAATGAATGAGAAAAATTAGCAAATGAGTTTGCTAAGGAAAAAGATGAATTAAAAAAATTAAAAGATCAACCAACTTTAACTAAAGATGGATTTGATGGATTCGTTCTTGAGGGAAACATTGGTAGTCCAAAAGATGTTGAAGCTGTACTTGAAAATGGTGGAGAAGCTGTTGGTCTGTTTAGAAGTGAATTCTTATATATGGATAATGATCATTTCCCAACTGAAGAAGAACAATTCGTTTCATATAAAAAAGTTGTTGATGAAATGAATGGTAAATTAACAGTTATTAGAACTTTGGATATTGGTGGAGATAAAAAATTATCATATTTCTCATTTCCAGAAGAAATGAACCCATTTTTAGGATATCGTGCTATCAGATTTACACTGGATAGAAAAGATATTTTTAAAGATCAAATTAGAGCTTTATTAAGAGCTAGTGCATTTGGACCAGTTGGTATTATGTTCCCAATGATTGCTACAGTTGATGAATTCTTAGCTGCAAAACAATTTACACTAGATTGTAAAGCAGATTTAGAAAAAGAAGGTCATAAAATTGGAACTGACTTAGAAATTGGAATGATGGTAGAAATACCTGCAGCAGCAGTTAATGCAGAAAACTTTGCAAAACATGCAGACTTCTTCTCAGTTGGAACAAATGATTTAATTCAATATACAATGGCAGCAGATAGAATGAGTGAAAATGTAACTTACCTATATCAACCATATAATCCATCAATTTTAAAATTATTAAAAATGACAATAGATGGCGCACATAAACATGGTAAATGAGCTGGAATGTGTGGAGAAATGGCTGGAGAACCTGATGCTATTCCATTATTAATGGGATTAGGACTTGATGCGTACTCAATGTCAGCTACAAGTATTTTAAAAGCAAGAAGCATTATGTCAAAACTTACTTTAAAAGAAACACAAGAATTAGCTAATAAAGCATTAGAATGTGAAACATCTGATCAAGTTATTAAATTAGTTAAAGAATTAATGGAAAATAAATAA
- a CDS encoding PTS sugar transporter subunit IIA, whose translation MGLFTKNKNLDIFAPVDGEIIDLSKVEDEVFSEKMLGDGLAIIPENGEFVAPIDGKLVTVFPSGHAYGIANSNGVEILLHIGLDTVSLNGEGFDINVKQGQNVKKGDLLVNVDIESVSKKVPSMQTPLIFTTDSMSGRSFEIVKTGKVKKGDLIAQVK comes from the coding sequence ATGGGATTATTCACAAAAAATAAAAATTTAGATATTTTTGCACCAGTTGATGGTGAAATTATTGATCTTTCAAAAGTAGAAGACGAAGTGTTTTCAGAAAAAATGTTAGGTGATGGATTGGCAATTATTCCTGAAAATGGAGAATTTGTAGCACCAATTGATGGAAAATTAGTAACAGTTTTCCCAAGTGGTCATGCATATGGTATTGCTAACTCAAATGGAGTTGAAATTTTATTACATATAGGATTAGATACTGTATCACTAAACGGAGAAGGTTTTGATATAAATGTTAAACAAGGTCAAAACGTTAAAAAAGGTGACTTATTAGTTAATGTTGATATAGAATCAGTATCTAAAAAAGTTCCTTCAATGCAAACACCATTAATTTTTACAACAGATTCAATGAGTGGAAGAAGTTTTGAAATAGTAAAAACTGGAAAAGTTAAAAAAGGTGACTTGATTGCACAAGTAAAATAA
- a CDS encoding pseudouridine synthase: MTLIKVNQNDVDQTIFNFIKKNYKSTNLSIIYKWFRKGKIKINDIRVKDLKIKIKLNDEVKVFDSSQTEKRDQFIEVDFSNLSIIYEDENILIVDKEPNLEVHSPVNINLDQIVKSYLKNKKEYNPEEENSFVISHVHRIDKLTKGLVIYAKNKITLDILLKELNNKSKITKLYLAKTENSNLQTGKISGYIKYDNDNQKAKFRVEKFNNAKKVEQINRLIDETKNIYEIQIITGRKHQIRAVCNFYKAPICKDFRYGGERSSLREIDLIAYKLIFNDFEGYLSYLNGNEYKSNYNF, translated from the coding sequence ATGACACTTATTAAAGTAAATCAAAATGATGTAGATCAAACAATATTTAATTTTATAAAAAAGAATTATAAATCAACAAACTTATCAATAATATATAAATGATTTAGAAAAGGTAAAATTAAAATAAATGATATTAGAGTTAAAGATCTAAAAATAAAAATAAAATTAAATGATGAGGTTAAAGTTTTTGATAGTAGTCAAACTGAAAAAAGAGATCAATTTATAGAAGTTGATTTTTCAAATTTATCTATAATTTATGAAGATGAAAATATTTTGATAGTTGATAAAGAACCAAATCTAGAAGTTCATTCACCTGTAAATATTAATTTAGATCAAATAGTTAAAAGTTATTTAAAAAATAAAAAAGAATATAATCCAGAAGAAGAAAATAGTTTTGTAATAAGTCATGTTCATAGAATTGATAAACTTACAAAGGGATTGGTAATTTATGCAAAGAATAAAATAACTTTAGACATTTTATTAAAGGAATTAAATAATAAGAGCAAAATTACTAAACTTTATTTAGCAAAAACTGAGAATAGTAACTTACAAACGGGAAAAATATCTGGTTATATAAAATATGACAATGATAATCAAAAAGCTAAGTTTAGGGTTGAAAAATTTAACAATGCTAAAAAAGTAGAACAAATTAATAGACTAATTGATGAGACTAAAAATATTTATGAGATTCAAATAATAACAGGTAGAAAACATCAAATTAGAGCTGTATGTAATTTTTATAAAGCACCAATTTGTAAAGACTTTAGATATGGTGGAGAAAGAAGTAGTTTAAGAGAAATAGATTTAATTGCTTATAAGTTAATTTTTAATGATTTTGAAGGATACTTATCTTACTTAAATGGTAATGAATACAAATCAAATTATAATTTTTAA